The following DNA comes from Myxococcales bacterium.
TTCAGGCGTACGTGCCGGAGATCGCCAAGGGCCTCGCCATCACGATGAAACACTTCTTCGTCAATACGAAGGAGACGGCGCTGGGTCAGCGCAACGACCCGGTGCTCGAGTCCGTCGACGACGGCATCAACTGCGTCAGTTACCCCGAGCAGAAGCGCCCCTACCCGGAGCGGTTCCGCGGCCTGCACCGCCTGACCCACCGCGCCGACGGCTCGCCGCGCTGTGTGGCTTGCCTGTGCTGTTCGACGGCGTGTCCCGCCCAATGCATCCACATCGAGGCAGGGGAGTACCCGGAGGGGGATCCGCGTCGGGGTTACGAGCGCTATCCGAAACGCTTCGTCATCGACGAGTTGCGCTGCGTGTTCTGCGGGTTCTGCGTCGAGGCCTGTCCTTGCGACGCCATTCGGATGGACAGCGGCATGCACGCCGCGCCCTACGACTCGCGAGATCAGTTCATCTTCGAGCGCGAGCGGCTGATGAACTTCCCCGGTCGAGATGGCACGTTCGAGACCGCAAACCCGCGCAAAGAGCCCGGGGAGCTCGGCCACCCCGGCGTCGACCGCGAAAAGGGGCACTGAAGCTCGCCGCCAGCTCGGCGTCGCGTCGCCGTCCGTTTGATCTACAATCAATGCGTGCGAGCGAACGCGGTCTGGGCGGTGATCGGTGGATGCGCGCTGGCGTACGCCTGCGCTGCGTTCGACGGCGCCGACGCGCTGCTCCAAGAGCCCGACGGCGGTGCGTCCGGCGGTGACGCCAGCATCGAGGGCATCGCAGGCGGTGGCGGATTTCCGACCTCGGGTGGAACCAGCGCTGACGCGGGGGCGGGCAGCGGTGGTGTGGGGGGTGGCGGCGGTGCGCTTGGGGGGGCCGGCGGCGTCCCGAATGGTGGTGGTGGCAGCCCGAGCGGCGGCACTCCGAGCGGCGGCGGCACTCCCGGCGGCGGCGGTACTCCGAGCGGCGGCGGCACTCCCGGCGGCGGCGGCAGCACCCCGCAGTGTGGCTCACCGACAGACTGCAACGACAACAAGGTGTGCACGACCGATAGCTGCGTGGGCGGCGTGTGCCAGAACGTTCCGGTGGCGAACGGCACGTCTTGCGCGGATGCACTCTGGTGCAACGGGGACGAGAAGTGTCAGAGCGGCGTATGCGCGGCCGGGTCAACGCCGAGCTCGTTCAATCAATGCGGTGCCAGCTGCCCGGCGAACTATTACCCGGCATCGACCAGCTGTTCGTCGACCTGCGGCTCACCCAGCGGTACACGCGCCAGTTGCAGCCCGGCGTGCAGCTCCTCGTTCAACGCTTGCGGCGGTTGCCCGGCGGGATACTACGAGGCCAGCACGTCGTGCAGCACGAGCTGCGGCGGCTGTGGGATCTCCAGTGGTGCTCGCTCTTCGTGCAGCCAGCTCGGCAGCTCGTCGTTCAACTCGTGCCAGAGCTGTCCTCTGGGTTATTACGCCGCCAGCACGTCGTGCAGCACGAGCTGCGGTGGCTGTGGGATCTCGAGTGGTTCTCGGAGGTCTTGCAGCCCGATCGGCGGGTCGAGCTTCAACTCGTGTGATGCCTGCCCGAGTGGGTACTACGCGTCGAGCACGTCGTGCAGCACGAGCTGCGGCGGCTGCGGCATTTCGAGTGGCGCGCGCCGCACCTGCAATCCGGTGCCCACGAGCAGCACCTTCAACCTCTGCGGCAGCTCGTGTCCGACGGGTTTCCACGTGACCTCGCAGACCACGAGCACCAGCTGCGGGGGTTGTGGCGTTTCGAGCGGGACGCGGGTGACCTGCGCGGCGAACTAGTGTCGCGGATCAGCGCTGCGTTCCGCACCCGCGCCGAGCGTCGGCACTACGGCAAGACGTCTAGCAGCTGCCCGTTCGTGTCGAGTCCATCGGCGCGCCGCAGCCACAGCATGGCGGCGCCGGTGTTGACTGCGCTCGGGAGCGTCAGGTTCACCTGGGAAGCCGACTCGTAGAACGCCGGTGAGCCCGCGCTGACGGGCATGTCGTTCACGCCCTGCCGCAAGAACGCCACGCTTCCGGTCCCCGACGAGAGGCCAGTGCCGTAGATCTCGAGTGCGTCTCCTTTGTGGATGACCGCGGTGTGGGTGACGGCGCTCACGACGCCGCCGCTGTTGATGCGCGGACACCCCAGCGTGCTCGGCGCTCCGGGGACACCGGTTGCATACAGCGCGCTGAACGCTGCGTGGGTTCGGCTCTTCGAGCCGTTGTTCTTGAGCAGACCAAAACCCGCCCAGAAGCCAAACTCGAGCGGGTTGTCCGCGATCTGCCACCAGAACGCCCCGGCCGCGCCCCAGGTCTGCAGGGCGTCGACGGCCAGCATGGCGCGGGACGCGGCCTCACACTCGCCCAGGTATGGAACCTCGCGAGCGAACCCCAGCTCCCCGACCACAAAGCGCTCTTTGCCCACCTTGGGACGGGTGGCCTGGACGAAGGCGAGCGCGGCGCTGAGGCCTTGTTTCAGGTTCGGTCCAACCGCTGCCGCGTCGTCCTGATTGATCGATTCGTAGGACGAGTAGGCGTAGAACCCCACCGCGACCTTGGGGGCGACATGGCTGATCACACAGCGCTCGGCGCCGCA
Coding sequences within:
- a CDS encoding NADH-quinone oxidoreductase subunit I, which produces MAVQAYVPEIAKGLAITMKHFFVNTKETALGQRNDPVLESVDDGINCVSYPEQKRPYPERFRGLHRLTHRADGSPRCVACLCCSTACPAQCIHIEAGEYPEGDPRRGYERYPKRFVIDELRCVFCGFCVEACPCDAIRMDSGMHAAPYDSRDQFIFERERLMNFPGRDGTFETANPRKEPGELGHPGVDREKGH